A single region of the Polymorphum gilvum SL003B-26A1 genome encodes:
- a CDS encoding sigma-54-dependent transcriptional regulator, with product MGSQQGQARSVHVRILDASPADATRAATVCAKLSADCADPVLYSDPKACLDALADQPTDVLILDLETIGGDEALARYAVRCPRAVIIAVSARGSVSRAVNAMRAGAHDFLTKPFSLDALGDKVQAQLGMRRKPRPAPMAEGGPADARTLQTGTTEAFGRFVGMSPAMVSVYDQIRRMAPSGAPVFITGESGTGKELCAQAVHDLSDRRGGRFVTLNCAAIPRDLMESEIFGHVRGAFTGAVDTRAGAAEQADGGTLFLDEIGEMEIALQSKLLRFLQTGTFQRLGDSSDRTVDARIICATNRDPTAEVAAGRFREDLFYRLHVLPVHLPPLRERRDDIMPLARAFLARFAAQEGRSFKGFDADAQARLLAYSWPGNVRQLENTIRQIVVMNDGPAITLDMLPMLIRDGGGRARAAADDTRDRHRMARQSRPFATIEPLWAQERRIIEDALDAFDGNIAMAAAALEISPSTIYRKRQSWSERLQ from the coding sequence ATGGGGAGTCAGCAGGGCCAGGCCAGGTCCGTCCATGTTCGCATTCTCGATGCCTCGCCGGCGGACGCGACACGCGCCGCGACCGTCTGCGCGAAGCTGTCCGCCGACTGCGCCGATCCGGTGCTCTATTCCGATCCGAAGGCCTGCCTCGACGCGCTCGCCGACCAGCCGACCGACGTGCTGATCCTAGACCTGGAAACCATCGGCGGCGACGAGGCGCTGGCGCGCTACGCCGTGCGCTGCCCCAGAGCGGTGATCATTGCGGTCAGCGCCAGGGGATCAGTGTCGCGCGCGGTCAACGCCATGCGCGCGGGCGCCCACGATTTCCTGACCAAGCCGTTCTCCCTCGACGCGCTCGGCGACAAGGTCCAGGCGCAACTCGGCATGCGCCGAAAGCCGCGGCCGGCCCCGATGGCCGAGGGCGGACCGGCGGACGCGCGCACGCTGCAGACCGGCACGACGGAGGCCTTCGGCCGATTCGTCGGCATGTCGCCGGCCATGGTCTCGGTCTACGATCAGATCAGGCGTATGGCGCCGTCCGGCGCGCCCGTGTTCATCACGGGGGAATCGGGCACCGGCAAGGAATTGTGCGCGCAGGCGGTCCACGACCTTTCGGACCGGCGCGGCGGACGTTTCGTGACCCTCAACTGCGCCGCCATTCCGCGCGACCTGATGGAAAGCGAGATCTTCGGCCACGTGCGCGGCGCCTTCACCGGCGCCGTCGACACCCGCGCCGGGGCGGCCGAACAGGCCGACGGCGGCACGCTGTTCCTCGACGAGATCGGCGAGATGGAAATCGCCTTGCAGAGCAAGCTGCTACGCTTCCTTCAGACAGGCACGTTCCAGCGGCTGGGCGACAGCAGCGACCGCACCGTCGACGCGCGCATCATCTGCGCCACCAACCGCGACCCGACGGCCGAGGTCGCCGCGGGGCGGTTCCGCGAGGACCTGTTCTACCGTCTGCACGTGCTGCCGGTCCATCTGCCCCCCCTGCGCGAGCGGCGCGACGACATCATGCCGCTGGCCCGGGCCTTCCTGGCCCGCTTCGCCGCCCAGGAGGGCCGGTCGTTCAAGGGCTTCGACGCCGACGCCCAGGCCCGCCTGCTGGCCTATTCCTGGCCGGGCAACGTCCGCCAGCTGGAAAACACCATCCGCCAGATCGTGGTGATGAACGACGGTCCGGCGATCACCCTCGACATGTTGCCGATGCTCATCCGCGACGGCGGCGGACGCGCGCGCGCGGCGGCGGACGACACCCGCGATCGCCACCGGATGGCGCGCCAGAGCCGGCCCTTCGCCACCATCGAACCGCTCTGGGCGCAGGAGCGGCGCATCATCGAGGATGCCCTCGACGCCTTCGACGGCAACATCGCGATGGCGGCGGCCGCCCTGGAGATCAGTCCGTCGACCATCTATCGCAAGCGCCAATCCTGGTCAGAGCGGCTGCAATAG
- a CDS encoding M16 family metallopeptidase, which translates to MTMQTRPGALLRLSMTGSLTGLAALLLLALTGLAAQATAIQRIVSPGGIEAWLVEDHTVPLIALNFSFEGGSTQDPDGKEGVTRLLAATLDEGAGELTSEAFQARLEELAVSISFNAGMDRFYGSLRSLTDTGEDAFDLLHLALSAPRFDEDAVDRMKSQIVSGLKRETRDPDAIASKAFMRAAFPDHPYARPSNGTETSVPALTRDDLVAQHRRLVARKGLTIGVVGAIDADTLSVLLDRTFAGLPEQGDLVPVAETQPETGIRVDETLDVPQTTVLLGLPGPKRDDPDYQSAFVMNHILGGGSFTSWLYREVREKRGLSYSVGTDLSPYDRSGVLFASGATRADRASETLDIILQQFERMAADGPTPEDLAKAKSFLTGSYALRFDTSGKIAGQLVALQNAGLGIDYFDRRNAEIEAVTLEDVKRVAQRYLAGKTPTVVTVGPATN; encoded by the coding sequence ATGACGATGCAGACACGTCCCGGCGCCCTGCTGCGCCTGTCGATGACCGGCTCGCTGACCGGTCTTGCCGCCCTGCTGCTGCTTGCGCTCACCGGGCTCGCGGCCCAGGCGACCGCGATCCAACGCATCGTCAGTCCCGGTGGGATCGAGGCCTGGCTGGTCGAGGATCACACGGTGCCTCTGATCGCGCTGAACTTCTCGTTCGAGGGCGGCTCCACGCAGGACCCCGACGGCAAGGAAGGCGTCACGCGCCTGCTCGCGGCGACGCTGGACGAAGGAGCCGGCGAACTGACGTCCGAGGCCTTCCAGGCACGGCTGGAGGAGCTTGCCGTCAGCATCAGCTTCAATGCCGGCATGGACCGCTTCTACGGCAGCCTGAGAAGCCTGACGGATACCGGCGAGGACGCCTTCGACCTCCTGCACCTGGCGCTTTCGGCCCCCCGTTTCGACGAGGACGCCGTCGACCGGATGAAGTCCCAGATCGTGTCCGGTCTGAAGCGCGAGACGCGGGATCCGGACGCCATCGCCTCCAAGGCCTTCATGCGCGCGGCCTTCCCCGACCATCCCTATGCGCGGCCGTCGAACGGCACGGAGACGAGCGTGCCGGCGCTGACCCGCGACGACCTCGTCGCCCAACATCGCCGCCTCGTCGCGCGCAAGGGCCTGACCATCGGCGTGGTCGGGGCGATTGACGCCGACACGCTCTCCGTCCTGCTCGACAGGACCTTCGCCGGGCTCCCCGAGCAGGGCGATCTGGTCCCGGTCGCCGAAACGCAGCCGGAGACCGGGATCCGCGTCGACGAGACGCTGGACGTGCCGCAGACGACGGTGCTGCTCGGCCTTCCAGGTCCGAAACGCGACGATCCCGACTACCAGTCCGCCTTCGTGATGAACCATATCCTGGGCGGCGGCAGCTTCACCTCCTGGCTCTACAGGGAGGTTCGGGAAAAGCGCGGGCTCTCCTACAGCGTTGGCACCGACCTGTCGCCGTATGACCGCTCCGGCGTGCTGTTCGCGTCGGGCGCAACGCGCGCAGACCGGGCCTCGGAGACGCTGGACATCATCCTGCAACAGTTCGAGCGCATGGCTGCGGACGGCCCGACGCCCGAAGACCTCGCCAAGGCGAAGAGCTTCCTGACCGGTTCCTATGCCCTGCGTTTCGACACATCGGGCAAGATCGCGGGCCAGCTCGTGGCGCTGCAGAATGCGGGGCTGGGCATCGACTACTTCGACCGGCGCAACGCCGAGATCGAGGCCGTGACGCTCGAGGACGTCAAGCGCGTCGCACAGCGCTACCTTGCGGGCAAGACGCCGACCGTGGTGACGGTCGGACCGGCGACAAACTGA
- a CDS encoding M16 family metallopeptidase encodes MPLTLRLPHKPLAALACALLLQAPVALLGGAPAQAGDTVTIAPNLSHFSLDNGLQVVVIPDHRAPVATHMIWYKVGAADEPPGQSGVAHFLEHLMFKGTTTHPDGAFSAMVAELGGQENAFTSNDYTAYFQRVAKEHLPLMMELEADRMQNLVLTDAVVAPERDVVLEERRMRVDSDPAARLQETLSAVAYVNHPYGSPVIGWESEIEALNSAAAIAFYDRFYTPNNAILVVAGDVEADEVRRLAQDTYGKVPRRAEPGERLRPSEPPLAGARSVTLEDPRVRQPSVTQTWLVPSQATGADREPEALELLAKILGGGATSRLHKAAVLEAGSAISIGSYYQDTSLDDTRFLVYATPRDGHTLEEMDTIIAETIRAVAETGVSEAELDRAKRRLIADAIYAQDSQMRLARIFGSALTSGQAIEDVQTWPAQIQAVTREDIQTAARRLLAPPVTGYLKPADDADPNSRS; translated from the coding sequence ATGCCCCTGACTCTTCGGCTGCCGCACAAGCCGCTTGCCGCCCTTGCCTGCGCCCTTCTGTTGCAGGCGCCGGTGGCGCTCCTGGGCGGTGCCCCGGCGCAGGCCGGCGACACGGTCACCATCGCGCCGAACCTCAGCCACTTCAGCCTCGACAACGGCCTGCAGGTCGTGGTCATTCCGGACCATCGGGCACCGGTCGCCACCCACATGATCTGGTACAAGGTCGGCGCGGCGGACGAGCCGCCCGGCCAGTCCGGCGTGGCGCATTTCCTCGAACACCTGATGTTCAAGGGCACGACGACCCATCCCGACGGCGCCTTCTCGGCCATGGTCGCCGAACTGGGCGGCCAGGAAAATGCCTTCACCAGCAACGACTACACCGCCTATTTCCAGCGCGTCGCCAAGGAGCACCTGCCGCTGATGATGGAGCTGGAGGCGGACCGCATGCAGAACCTGGTTCTGACAGACGCGGTCGTCGCGCCGGAGCGCGACGTGGTGCTGGAGGAACGGCGCATGCGCGTCGACAGCGACCCGGCCGCGCGCCTGCAGGAGACGCTGTCGGCCGTCGCCTATGTCAACCATCCCTACGGCTCGCCGGTGATCGGCTGGGAAAGCGAGATCGAGGCGCTGAACAGCGCGGCGGCGATCGCCTTCTACGACCGCTTCTACACGCCCAACAACGCCATTCTGGTGGTCGCCGGCGACGTCGAGGCGGACGAGGTCCGGCGCCTGGCGCAAGACACCTATGGCAAGGTGCCGCGCAGGGCCGAGCCTGGCGAGCGGCTGCGGCCGAGCGAGCCACCGCTGGCCGGCGCCCGCTCCGTCACGCTCGAAGACCCCCGGGTGCGCCAGCCGTCGGTGACCCAGACCTGGCTGGTTCCCAGCCAGGCAACCGGCGCGGATCGCGAGCCGGAAGCGCTGGAACTGCTGGCAAAGATCCTTGGCGGCGGCGCCACCAGCCGCCTGCACAAGGCGGCGGTCCTGGAAGCCGGGAGCGCGATCTCCATCGGCAGCTACTACCAGGACACGTCGCTCGACGACACCCGCTTCCTGGTCTACGCCACGCCGCGTGACGGTCACACGCTGGAGGAAATGGACACGATCATCGCCGAGACCATTCGCGCCGTCGCCGAGACCGGCGTCAGCGAGGCAGAGCTCGACCGCGCGAAGCGCCGCCTGATCGCAGATGCGATCTACGCCCAGGACAGCCAGATGCGGCTCGCCCGCATCTTCGGCAGCGCCCTGACCAGCGGGCAGGCGATCGAGGACGTGCAGACCTGGCCCGCGCAGATCCAGGCGGTAACCCGCGAGGACATCCAGACGGCGGCACGCCGGCTGCTCGCCCCGCCGGTCACCGGCTACCTGAAGCCGGCCGACGATGCCGACCCGAACAGCAGGTCCTGA
- a CDS encoding VWA domain-containing protein has product MGTLAVKIFRFLSDRRGNIAIAFGSFAFLLTAGSGVGIDMSRVVTEKSRLQSAADATALAANYKSGTYTAEQIRQHAEAYFDGLYTAPERGSVSRNVTVGDGTISVEAGVTMPTFFAPLLGVEEISFAVMAESKVGTASFDVVLVLDNSGSMAGSRMTTLKQAASDLIRTLMSINEISTEDDRVMVGLVPFTAFVNIGADKATQPWMDREGRSPVHWTNFQTGSDGTPVPSLFSSSALVNGRPSRFSLYQQLGGTDWLGCVEARPMPYDVTDDAADPDVPASLYVPAFAPDEPDSSPDNRDGYRYSNNWLADNAGACSLTAKQAAQVNIYDQGDSPIHGSLATREVAQGRLCKYRNQPKSYGTSSSQGPNFLCKTQPITDLTNDKQALLDAVAAMRADGYTNIHQGVVWGWRVLTPQEPFSRGRSPDQKREKDHRRIMIVMTDGANTYQDKSSSHNRTEYNAYGYGTEQRLGSGIDTAGEIAAKMDERTALACRNAATYEATQVYTIAFQVGDYATRKLLRDCASSPEMAFDAGSNSELVTAFERIGKEISRLRLAR; this is encoded by the coding sequence ATGGGGACTCTGGCCGTGAAGATCTTCCGCTTTCTCTCCGACAGGCGCGGCAACATCGCGATCGCCTTCGGCTCTTTCGCCTTCCTGCTGACCGCGGGCAGTGGCGTCGGCATCGACATGTCGCGCGTGGTGACGGAAAAGAGCCGCCTGCAGTCGGCGGCGGACGCCACCGCGCTGGCTGCAAACTACAAATCCGGCACATACACGGCGGAGCAGATCCGCCAGCATGCCGAGGCCTATTTCGACGGCCTCTATACGGCGCCCGAGCGCGGCAGCGTGTCGCGCAACGTGACCGTCGGCGACGGCACGATCAGCGTCGAGGCTGGCGTCACCATGCCGACCTTCTTCGCGCCGCTGCTCGGCGTCGAAGAGATCAGTTTCGCCGTGATGGCCGAATCCAAGGTCGGCACCGCCTCGTTCGACGTGGTGCTGGTGCTCGACAATTCCGGCTCGATGGCCGGGTCGCGCATGACGACGCTCAAGCAGGCCGCCTCCGATCTGATCCGAACGCTGATGTCGATCAACGAGATTAGCACGGAGGACGACCGGGTCATGGTCGGCCTAGTGCCGTTCACCGCCTTCGTCAACATCGGCGCCGACAAGGCGACGCAGCCCTGGATGGACCGCGAAGGCCGCTCGCCCGTGCACTGGACCAATTTCCAGACCGGCAGCGACGGCACGCCGGTCCCGTCCCTGTTCTCGTCGTCCGCCCTTGTCAACGGCCGGCCGAGCCGCTTCTCGCTCTACCAGCAACTCGGCGGCACGGACTGGCTCGGCTGCGTCGAGGCCCGGCCGATGCCCTATGACGTGACCGACGACGCGGCCGATCCGGACGTACCGGCGAGCCTGTACGTTCCCGCCTTCGCCCCCGACGAGCCCGACAGCTCCCCGGACAACCGCGACGGCTACCGTTATTCGAATAACTGGCTGGCCGATAACGCGGGCGCCTGCTCCCTGACCGCCAAGCAGGCGGCCCAGGTCAATATCTACGACCAGGGCGACAGCCCGATCCACGGCAGCCTCGCCACGCGCGAGGTCGCCCAGGGGCGCCTCTGCAAGTACCGCAACCAGCCCAAGTCCTACGGCACCTCGTCGTCGCAGGGACCGAACTTCCTGTGCAAGACCCAGCCGATCACCGATCTGACCAACGACAAGCAGGCCCTGCTTGATGCCGTCGCCGCCATGCGCGCGGACGGCTACACCAACATCCACCAAGGCGTCGTCTGGGGCTGGCGCGTGCTGACGCCGCAGGAACCTTTCTCGCGCGGGCGCTCGCCCGACCAGAAGCGGGAAAAGGACCACCGCAGGATCATGATCGTCATGACCGACGGCGCCAACACCTACCAGGACAAGTCGTCGAGCCACAACCGCACCGAATACAACGCCTACGGCTACGGCACCGAACAGCGGCTCGGCAGCGGCATCGACACGGCCGGGGAGATCGCCGCCAAGATGGACGAGCGGACGGCGCTCGCCTGCCGCAACGCCGCGACCTACGAGGCGACGCAGGTCTACACCATCGCGTTCCAGGTCGGCGACTACGCGACCCGCAAGCTGCTGCGCGACTGCGCGTCGTCGCCGGAGATGGCCTTCGACGCCGGCTCCAACAGCGAACTGGTCACCGCCTTCGAGCGGATCGGCAAGGAAATCAGCAGGCTGCGGCTGGCGCGTTGA
- a CDS encoding EAL domain-containing protein, whose product MGRGTTIFIVTCMGIIALSVAAVLVYRFGRPAGEALSLSLAMMCTMIMVHVLLSRSRDRGAVSEAVDRLEDRLAEIDGDVANLEGRLSGVEHTIPRRTREEIDPLFAEVEVLGTLVKQMAEAMSDMEGRFEEQRALAAPPPPPELAYRGGGEPAYAAAARPHDPAPAYRGQPVYAPIHDVGHRESARHAETPPAAYLHDPATAQPPLTAGRRDRPELGDPILEDLPPFEAPKADPAMRELIRGALNANRVDLYLQPIVTLPQRRVKYYEALTRLRDANGQTLEPRVFMAEAIRSGLVPRIDNLLLFRSVQVIRKLANRNRDAALFCNVSSLSLVDETFFPGFLEFVRANRNFGDLLIFEFTQADVAQMGVMEMESLGALAEIGFRFSIDQIVDLKMDFKALADRGFRFAKLNADYLIGRKGTDHGHIHPADFGDLLNRYGMELVADHVETESQVLELLDFDVKLAQGFLFSPPRPVRAEILQGAPAPAPRKRAAG is encoded by the coding sequence ATGGGGCGCGGCACGACCATATTCATCGTCACCTGCATGGGGATCATCGCCCTGTCGGTGGCTGCGGTGCTGGTCTATCGGTTCGGCCGTCCGGCCGGCGAAGCGCTGTCGCTGTCGCTGGCGATGATGTGCACCATGATCATGGTGCACGTCCTCCTGTCGCGCTCGCGCGACCGCGGCGCGGTCAGCGAGGCCGTCGATCGCCTGGAAGACCGGCTGGCCGAGATCGACGGCGACGTCGCCAACCTGGAAGGGCGGCTGTCCGGCGTCGAGCACACCATTCCGCGCCGCACGCGCGAGGAGATCGATCCCCTGTTCGCCGAAGTCGAGGTCCTCGGCACGCTGGTCAAGCAGATGGCCGAGGCCATGTCCGACATGGAGGGCCGGTTCGAGGAACAGCGCGCGCTGGCAGCGCCGCCGCCGCCGCCGGAACTGGCCTATCGTGGCGGCGGCGAGCCGGCCTATGCCGCGGCTGCCCGGCCTCACGATCCGGCGCCCGCCTACAGGGGCCAGCCGGTCTATGCGCCCATCCATGATGTGGGCCATCGCGAGTCCGCGCGCCACGCCGAAACGCCGCCGGCGGCGTATCTCCACGACCCTGCCACGGCTCAGCCGCCGCTGACGGCCGGCCGACGCGACAGGCCCGAGCTGGGCGACCCGATCCTGGAAGACCTGCCGCCGTTCGAGGCGCCGAAAGCGGATCCGGCGATGCGCGAGCTGATCCGCGGGGCGCTGAACGCCAACCGGGTCGATCTCTATCTTCAGCCCATCGTCACGTTGCCCCAGCGGCGGGTGAAATACTACGAGGCGTTGACCCGGCTGCGCGACGCCAACGGGCAGACGCTGGAGCCGCGCGTGTTCATGGCCGAGGCGATCCGGTCCGGTCTGGTGCCGCGGATCGACAACCTGCTGCTGTTCCGCTCCGTGCAGGTGATCCGCAAGCTGGCCAACCGTAATCGCGACGCGGCGCTGTTCTGCAATGTGTCGTCGCTGTCGCTGGTCGACGAGACCTTCTTCCCGGGCTTCCTGGAATTCGTCCGCGCCAACCGCAATTTCGGCGACCTGCTGATCTTCGAGTTCACGCAGGCCGACGTTGCCCAGATGGGGGTGATGGAGATGGAAAGCCTCGGCGCCCTGGCCGAAATCGGCTTCCGTTTCTCGATCGACCAGATCGTCGACCTGAAGATGGACTTCAAGGCGCTGGCCGACCGGGGTTTCCGCTTCGCCAAGCTGAACGCGGACTACCTGATCGGCCGCAAGGGGACCGATCACGGCCACATCCATCCGGCCGACTTCGGCGACCTGCTCAACCGCTACGGCATGGAACTGGTCGCCGACCACGTCGAGACCGAATCCCAGGTCCTCGAACTGCTCGATTTCGACGTCAAGCTGGCGCAGGGCTTCCTATTCTCGCCGCCGCGCCCGGTCAGGGCGGAGATTCTGCAGGGCGCTCCGGCGCCCGCGCCCCGCAAGCGGGCCGCGGGCTGA